GTCTCTCGCAACCTGGATCTTCCCAGCTTCGCCCCTGAGCACCAGGACCAGGCAGCGCTGCACCTGGTGAAGAAACGCGGTGCACTTCAGGAGGTTGACCGCAACGGCCTTACGAAGACAGCCATGAACAGTCTGGCCCCCGAATGGGCGTCCTTCCCAACGCATGCCGGCCACAGTGCCTACGGCCAACCGGTGAAGACCCATGCCGAGTTGCTGGCCTTCTACAACGACAACCTGAACCAACTGCGCCAGGGAGCCTGACGCCCATCAGGCGGGCTGGGGCCACCCCAGCGTCAACCAGCCCCATAGACGCACCAACCAGTAGATCAGCAGCGCGGCTATCACCATCCCCAGAAGCTTGGCGCGCCGACGCGTGAGCTTCGGCAGGGAATCCCCCCTCACGCCCTGCCGCCAGCCGATCCAGGCCAATCCGACCACACTGGGTGGACCGAACACGTGCAGCTCGAGGGCTTCGCCAAGATCGCCATGGAGCGAGGCCATCACCGAACGGGTCAGAAAGCAGGTGGGGCAGGGAATGCCCGTCCATGCCCGCCATGGACATCCAGGCAATGGAAGCGGCCAACCTTTGGACCGCAGCCACAACAGAGCCAAGAGAGCCAGGCTGGCCAGCCCTGTTGACCGCGTCGACCGGCTCGGACCTGTCATCGCGATGCCTTCGCAACGCGCGCGGACAGGCCCCAAACCTCCATCACCAATTGATGCCAGGGAGCCATCGCTTCCATCGACACCGCTATCGCCTCGGGGCTGGCTCGAACCAGGGCGCGCGTGGCTTCGATCGCTCTGAGCCCCTCCTCGACCCTGACCGCCATGCGCTCACGTTCCTGCGGTCCCATCACCGAATCCGGACAGTCCTGCAACAGCTCTTGGCCCCGGTGAAACCAGTGGTCAAAGTCCTTCAGCAGAGAGTCGAGCAGCGACTCCAGCAGTTCGTCGGCATCGGCATCCCGACCAGGCTTCATTGCATCAGCCAGACAGCATCCCCATAGGATGGCGAATCACGAGCAGCAGACGGTGAGCAGCGCGGCAGCAACAACTTCAGCCCCCTCGACGACGGTGGTGCTGCCTAAAACCAGTGAGAGTGAGCAGCTGCTGAAGATCCGACACTCCATGAGCCACGTGATGGCCATGGCGGTGCAGCAGCTCTTTCCCCAGGCCCGCGTGACCATCGGCCCCTGGACCGAGGGCGGTTTCTACTACGACTTCGATAATCCCGACCCCTTCACCGAAGCCGACCTGAAGGCGATCAAGAAGGGGATGATCAAGATCATCAACAAGAAGCTTCCGCTCGAGCGTGTCGAAGTGACGCGCGCCGAAGCAGAAAGCAAAATCAAAGCCCAGAACGAGCCCTACAAACTCGAAATCCTCGAGGGCCTGCAAGAGCCGATCACCCTTTACACCCTCGGTGAACAGTGGTGGGATCTCTGTGCTGGCCCCCACGTGGAGCACACGGGTCAGCTCAACGCCAAGGCCTTTGAGCTGGAGAGCGTTGCTGGCGCCTACTGGCGCGGTGATGAAACCAAAGCCCAGTTGCAGCGCATCTACGGCACGGCCTGGGAAACCCCCGAACAGCTGGCGGAGCACAAGCGCCGCAAGGAGGAGGCCCTACGCCGAGATCACCGCCGGATCGGCAAAGACCTTGACCTCTTCTCCATCGAAGACGAAGCCGGGGCAGGTCTGGTGTTCTGGCACCCCCGCGGCGCCCGCATGCGCCTGTTGATCGAGGAGTTCTGGCGCCAGGCCCACTTCGAGGGTGGTTACGAGCTTCTCTACACCCCCCATGTGGCGGACATCAGCCTCTGGAAAACCTCCGGCCACCTCGACTTCTACGCCGAAAGCATGTTTGGCCCGATGGAGGTGGACGAGCGGGAATACCAGCTCAAGCCGATGAACTGCCCGTTCCACGTGCTCACCTACGCCAGCAAACTGCGCAGCTACCGGGAACTGCCGATCCGCTGGGCGGAGCTGGGAACGGTTTATCGCTACGAGCGCCCCGGCGTGATGCACGGTCTGATGCGCGTGCGCGGCTTCACCCAGGACGATGCCCACGTGTTCTGCCTGCCCGAGCAGATCAGCGACGAAATCCTGAGGATCCTCGATCTCACCGAGCGCATTCTCTCCACCTTCGACTTCAGCAATTACGAAATCAACCTCTCCACCCGTCCGGAGAAGTCGATTGGTGAAGACGCCGTTTGGGACCTGGCCACCAAGGGACTGGTTGAGGCCCTGGAGCGCAAGGGTTGGGCCTACAAGATTGATGAAGGCGGCGGCGCTTTCTACGGGCCCAAAATCGACCTCAAGATCGAAGACGCCATCGGCCGGATGTGGCAGTGCTCCACGATCCAGCTGGATTTCAACCTTCCGGAACGCTTCGAGCTCGACTACATCGCCGCTGATGGCAGCAAGCAGCGGCCGATCATGATCCACCGCGCCATCTTCGGTTCGCTGGAGCGTTTCTTCGGGATCATGACCGAGAACTACGCCGGCGATTACCCCTTCTGGCTGGCCCCTGAACAGGTGCGCCTGCTGCCGGTCACCGATGAAGTGCAGCCTTACGCCGAACAAGTGTTGGACCAACTCACCAGGGCTGGCGTTCGCGCCACGATCGACCGCAGCGGTGACCGGCTCGGCAAGTTGATCCGCACCGGCGAACAGATGAAGATCCCGGTGCTGGCAGTGATCGGTGCCAAGGAAGCGGAGCAGAACGCCGTGAGCCTGCGCAGCCGTCGCGATGGAGATGTCGGTGTCACACCAGTGCAGGATCTCCTGACTGCCGCAACAACCGCCAACGCCGAACGCGCTGCAGGCCTGCAGTTCCCCGCATGAGCAGTTCACCCGTGCAATGCCTCAAGGATCTTGAGCGGCTGCGATCAGCTCCCGACCTCAGCGCTGAGGTTGTGGCCAACCTTCGCAAGGAACTGCTGGAAGCCCTCGCCAGCACCAGTTGGTGCACGGTCGGCGTGATGGCCCCATCCGCAGACCAGGCGCTTGAGACGCTTCGATCGCTCGAGACGGCCTTGGCATGGCCCGCCCTGGAGGTTGTGGAGGGAACCGATCAGACCGGTCCAGTTTTTCTCAAAGCCAATCAGCAGATGGGCACGGTCAGGGTGCGCATCGAGCACGGTCTGGGCGAGGGAATTCTGATCACCGGTCATCACAACGATGAGGCACAGATCAGCAGCACCTGGGGGCCGCTGCCGCTGGATTTCTTCTGATCCTCGACGCCAGCCAGCCAGGTGTCCTACTGCTGATCAGCGGAGTCCAGCAGCACGAAAATGCTTGCCGATTGTGCGGGCCAGCATCAGCCTTGATGGATGAGGCCTGACCCGCACCCATGGCAGCCAAGACCTATCTCGCCGGAGATCTTGGAGGCACGAAAACCTTCCTTGCTCTCTACCGAGACGCGCATGGGCAGCTCGAGCAAGCCCACAGTCATCGCTACATCTCGGCGGAATGGCGTGATCTGGAATCGATGCTCGTTCACTTTCTCGAGCAGGCTCCGGAGGAACTGTCCAAGCCCGACACCAGCTGCATTGCAGTAGCAGGGCCCGTGCGTCATGGCTCGGCACAGCTGACCAACCTGTCATGGACGATGAGTGAGGCGTCGCTGCAGGCCGCCACAGGCCTGCAGAAGCTCGAACTGGTGAACGACTTCGCCGTTCTCATCCATGGATTGCCCCACTTCAACGATCAACAGCAGGTGGTGCTGCAGATCGGTCGTGGTCGCACCACTCCGGCACCCGCAGGCGACGACAACGGTGCGGTCGCGATCCTTGGAGCAGGCACCGGCCTGGGGATGGCCCGTGGCCTTCCAGCTCCCGATGGCTGGCTGGCTCTGCCCAGCGAAGGCGGCCACCGGGAGTTCGCCCCGCGAACAGACGATGAATGGGCTTTAGCGCAATGGTTGCGCAAGGACCTGAACCTTGAACGCCTCTCGATCGAGCGGATCGTGAGTGGCACCGGCCTCGGCCACGTGATGCACTGGTTGCTGCAGCACGACCAGGCCGCGGGTCATCCCTTGGCCAAGCATGCCCACGCCTGGCGCAACATCCCTGCCGATCAAGCCGGTTACGAAGATCTGCCGGCGCACACCGGCAAGGCGGCGGCGGCGGGCGATCCCATCGCCGCCGCCGCGCTCCGCATCTGGCTAGGTGCCTATGGATCAGCGGCCGGGGATCTGGCGTTACAGGAGCTCTGCGTCGGTGGACTTTGGATTGGGGGTGGAACCGCTGAAAAAAACCTGGATGGACTGCAATCCGAACAGTTTCTGGAACCCCTGAGAGCCAAAGGTCGCTTCCGCCCCCTGATCGAGTCCATGACCATCCGTGCGGTGATTGATCCAGAGGCTGGACTTTTTAGTGCGGCCTGCCGGGCGCGTGATCTGGCGGAGTCGGGTGGGACACTGGCCTGAGAAGAACCGAAGGGGATGTCGCAGCCGCGTATAGGTCAGACCGTGGTCGTGGATGTCCCAGCCACCACTGCCAACATTGGCCCAGGCTTCGACTGCCTTGGTGCAGCCCTGGATCTCAACAACCGCTTCAACATGCGCCGCATCGAGGGCAACGGCGAACGCTTCGAACTGATCATCGAAGGGCAGGAAGGCTCCCATCTCCGCGGTGGCGCCGAAAACCTGGTGTACCGAGCAGCACAACGGGTCTGGAAAGCGGCGGGTGAAGAACCCATAGCGCTCGAAGCACGGGTCAGGCTTGCCGTGCCTCCCGCTCGCGGCCTTGGCAGCAGTGCCACGGCCATCGTGGCCGGACTTGTCGGTGCGAATGCCCTTGTCGGCGAACCGCTGAGCAGGGAGAAGCTGCTGGAACTGGCCATCGACATCGAAGGACACCCCGACAACGTGGTGCCCTCGCTGCTCGGCGGCCTTTGCATGACGGCCAAAGCCGCTTCACAGCGCTGGCGGGTGGTG
This region of Synechococcus sp. NOUM97013 genomic DNA includes:
- a CDS encoding glucokinase, producing MAAKTYLAGDLGGTKTFLALYRDAHGQLEQAHSHRYISAEWRDLESMLVHFLEQAPEELSKPDTSCIAVAGPVRHGSAQLTNLSWTMSEASLQAATGLQKLELVNDFAVLIHGLPHFNDQQQVVLQIGRGRTTPAPAGDDNGAVAILGAGTGLGMARGLPAPDGWLALPSEGGHREFAPRTDDEWALAQWLRKDLNLERLSIERIVSGTGLGHVMHWLLQHDQAAGHPLAKHAHAWRNIPADQAGYEDLPAHTGKAAAAGDPIAAAALRIWLGAYGSAAGDLALQELCVGGLWIGGGTAEKNLDGLQSEQFLEPLRAKGRFRPLIESMTIRAVIDPEAGLFSAACRARDLAESGGTLA
- a CDS encoding DUF2752 domain-containing protein, coding for MTGPSRSTRSTGLASLALLALLWLRSKGWPLPLPGCPWRAWTGIPCPTCFLTRSVMASLHGDLGEALELHVFGPPSVVGLAWIGWRQGVRGDSLPKLTRRRAKLLGMVIAALLIYWLVRLWGWLTLGWPQPA
- a CDS encoding DUF1824 family protein, whose protein sequence is MSSSPVQCLKDLERLRSAPDLSAEVVANLRKELLEALASTSWCTVGVMAPSADQALETLRSLETALAWPALEVVEGTDQTGPVFLKANQQMGTVRVRIEHGLGEGILITGHHNDEAQISSTWGPLPLDFF
- the thrB gene encoding homoserine kinase, whose translation is MSQPRIGQTVVVDVPATTANIGPGFDCLGAALDLNNRFNMRRIEGNGERFELIIEGQEGSHLRGGAENLVYRAAQRVWKAAGEEPIALEARVRLAVPPARGLGSSATAIVAGLVGANALVGEPLSREKLLELAIDIEGHPDNVVPSLLGGLCMTAKAASQRWRVVRCEWMHSVKAVVAIPAIRLSTSEARRAMPKSIPVSDAVVNLGALTLLLQGLRTGNGDLISDGMHDRLHEPYRWRLIKGGQEVREAALAAGAWGCAISGAGPSILALCSEEKGAAISQAMVRAWESVGVASRAPLLSLQTAGSHWQPKDNC
- a CDS encoding DUF2605 domain-containing protein; the encoded protein is MKPGRDADADELLESLLDSLLKDFDHWFHRGQELLQDCPDSVMGPQERERMAVRVEEGLRAIEATRALVRASPEAIAVSMEAMAPWHQLVMEVWGLSARVAKASR
- the thrS gene encoding threonine--tRNA ligase → MANHEQQTVSSAAATTSAPSTTVVLPKTSESEQLLKIRHSMSHVMAMAVQQLFPQARVTIGPWTEGGFYYDFDNPDPFTEADLKAIKKGMIKIINKKLPLERVEVTRAEAESKIKAQNEPYKLEILEGLQEPITLYTLGEQWWDLCAGPHVEHTGQLNAKAFELESVAGAYWRGDETKAQLQRIYGTAWETPEQLAEHKRRKEEALRRDHRRIGKDLDLFSIEDEAGAGLVFWHPRGARMRLLIEEFWRQAHFEGGYELLYTPHVADISLWKTSGHLDFYAESMFGPMEVDEREYQLKPMNCPFHVLTYASKLRSYRELPIRWAELGTVYRYERPGVMHGLMRVRGFTQDDAHVFCLPEQISDEILRILDLTERILSTFDFSNYEINLSTRPEKSIGEDAVWDLATKGLVEALERKGWAYKIDEGGGAFYGPKIDLKIEDAIGRMWQCSTIQLDFNLPERFELDYIAADGSKQRPIMIHRAIFGSLERFFGIMTENYAGDYPFWLAPEQVRLLPVTDEVQPYAEQVLDQLTRAGVRATIDRSGDRLGKLIRTGEQMKIPVLAVIGAKEAEQNAVSLRSRRDGDVGVTPVQDLLTAATTANAERAAGLQFPA